A genomic region of Ehrlichia japonica contains the following coding sequences:
- a CDS encoding citrate synthase: MIKEATLELDGQKIKLPVLYDTNGDKAVDITSLYKNTGILTYDPGFMSTAACESKITFIDGNKGILCYRGHNIVDLVNKNKSFVEIIYLLFYGVFPSAEDLQNFTLQISQEYMPPQVVYDVIKSFSQDSHPMSILMACFSALASYYHDQEADKDELKYAKLAVAKIASMVALIYRYITNQDFITADTKLSYSKNFVHMMFDISSYKFTQVVAKALDIIFILHADHEQNASTATVRLAGSSGADLFACLVAGTATLWGPAHGGANEAVINMLMTIEKPSNVKQFIQKVKDGSKTTRLMGFGHRVYKNYDPRAKIMCKICREVLNDLGIDDPLLEVAVELENIALQDSYFIERNLYPNVDFYSGIILKAIGIPVRMFTTLFALARTSGWSAQWYEMVANKNYKICRPRQLYTGYISKI, from the coding sequence ATGATCAAAGAAGCAACATTAGAATTGGATGGGCAAAAGATAAAATTACCAGTGTTGTATGATACTAATGGAGATAAAGCTGTAGATATTACTTCTTTGTATAAAAATACAGGAATATTAACTTATGATCCAGGTTTTATGTCTACTGCTGCTTGTGAATCCAAGATTACGTTTATTGATGGAAATAAAGGTATATTGTGTTATAGAGGACATAACATAGTAGATCTAGTAAATAAAAATAAGAGTTTTGTAGAAATAATATACTTGCTATTTTACGGTGTTTTTCCTAGTGCTGAGGATTTACAAAATTTCACATTACAAATTTCTCAAGAATATATGCCTCCTCAGGTAGTTTATGATGTTATAAAATCGTTTTCACAAGATTCACATCCTATGTCTATATTAATGGCATGTTTCTCTGCCTTAGCATCATATTATCATGATCAAGAAGCTGATAAAGATGAATTAAAGTATGCTAAATTAGCAGTGGCTAAAATTGCAAGTATGGTAGCGCTGATTTATAGATATATAACTAATCAGGATTTCATTACAGCTGATACAAAATTATCTTACAGTAAAAATTTTGTGCATATGATGTTTGATATTTCTTCTTATAAATTCACTCAGGTTGTTGCTAAAGCTTTAGATATTATCTTTATATTACATGCTGATCATGAGCAAAATGCTTCTACCGCTACTGTTAGGTTAGCTGGTTCTTCAGGAGCAGATTTATTTGCTTGTTTAGTAGCAGGAACAGCAACTTTATGGGGTCCAGCTCATGGTGGAGCAAATGAAGCTGTAATTAATATGTTAATGACAATTGAAAAACCAAGTAACGTAAAACAGTTTATTCAAAAAGTGAAAGATGGTAGTAAGACTACGAGATTAATGGGTTTTGGTCATAGAGTATATAAAAATTATGACCCACGGGCTAAAATTATGTGTAAAATTTGTAGAGAGGTATTAAATGATTTAGGTATAGATGATCCATTATTAGAAGTAGCGGTAGAATTAGAAAACATTGCATTACAAGACAGCTATTTTATTGAGCGTAATTTATACCCTAATGTAGATTTTTATTCTGGAATTATTCTAAAAGCTATCGGAATTCCAGTAAGGATGTTTACTACATTATTTGCACTGGCTAGAACGTCTGGTTGGTCTGCTCAATGGTATGAAATGGTGGCAAATAAAAATTATAAGATATGTCGTCCGCGTCAGTTATATACTGGTTATATTTCAAAAATCTAG
- the guaA gene encoding glutamine-hydrolyzing GMP synthase: protein MSRVAIIDFGSQFTQLLARRVRELNIYSEIFAHDVVFDRIKDSKAFILSGGPKSVFNLTEIPKIVHDIIELNERTSVPVLGVCYGLQLLSNYFKSTVVQSYGKEFGKATLNIVKGSEIIKDVWKVGEQASVWMSHADSVCDVPYGFEVIAYSVLNNTIAMISNEKRRIYGMQFHPEVYHTPDGIKLLANFVKIADCKNSWTMDSFLDDQQNLIKKQVGNKKVIAALSGGVDSSVAAALTYRAIGDQLCCIFIDNGLLRYNEAEKVRQLFIDQFKIPVTIVDKSSIFLNRLQFITDPEQKRKIIGKTFIKVFEEEANKIGEVEFLMQGTIYPDVIESGGPAEKESVTIKSHHNVGGLPDVMKLQLVEPLRFLFKDEVRSLGKKLGISNEILRRHPFPGPGLAIRIIGEVTQEKVSMLQAADEIYIDLIKKYNLYDIIWQAFAVLLPVKTVGVMGDSRTYGYTCALRAVTSSDGMTAECFPFEVDLETKLVFYEFLKDVSNAIVNNVQGINRVVYDTTSKPPATIEWE from the coding sequence ATGTCAAGAGTAGCAATTATTGATTTTGGGTCGCAATTTACGCAATTGCTTGCTAGGAGAGTGAGAGAATTAAATATTTATTCTGAAATTTTTGCACATGATGTAGTATTCGATCGCATAAAAGACAGTAAAGCATTTATTTTGTCTGGAGGGCCTAAGTCAGTCTTTAATTTGACAGAGATACCTAAAATTGTTCATGATATTATTGAATTAAATGAGAGAACTTCTGTTCCAGTGTTGGGAGTATGTTATGGATTACAACTTTTGAGTAATTATTTCAAGTCAACAGTTGTGCAGAGTTATGGTAAGGAATTTGGAAAAGCTACTTTAAATATTGTAAAAGGGTCAGAAATAATAAAAGATGTATGGAAAGTAGGAGAACAGGCTTCCGTGTGGATGAGTCATGCAGATAGTGTGTGTGATGTTCCATATGGATTTGAAGTCATAGCATATAGTGTATTGAATAATACAATTGCGATGATAAGCAATGAAAAAAGAAGAATTTATGGAATGCAGTTTCATCCTGAGGTGTATCATACTCCAGATGGTATAAAGTTACTTGCTAATTTTGTAAAGATAGCAGATTGTAAGAATAGTTGGACAATGGATTCTTTTTTAGATGATCAGCAAAATCTTATAAAGAAACAAGTAGGGAATAAAAAAGTAATAGCTGCGCTTAGTGGTGGTGTAGATTCTAGTGTTGCTGCAGCTCTAACTTATCGAGCAATAGGAGATCAATTGTGTTGTATCTTTATTGATAATGGATTACTGCGTTATAATGAAGCAGAAAAAGTAAGGCAGTTATTTATTGATCAGTTTAAGATTCCTGTAACTATTGTTGATAAATCATCGATATTTTTGAATAGACTTCAGTTTATTACTGATCCAGAACAAAAGCGAAAGATAATAGGAAAAACATTTATCAAAGTGTTTGAAGAGGAAGCGAATAAGATAGGAGAGGTAGAATTTTTAATGCAAGGTACCATATATCCTGATGTTATAGAGTCTGGTGGTCCTGCTGAGAAAGAAAGTGTAACTATCAAATCACATCATAACGTTGGGGGGTTGCCTGATGTAATGAAATTACAACTTGTTGAACCACTAAGATTTCTATTTAAAGATGAAGTTAGATCATTAGGAAAGAAGCTTGGTATATCGAATGAGATATTAAGACGTCATCCATTTCCAGGTCCTGGTTTAGCAATTAGGATAATAGGTGAAGTTACTCAAGAAAAAGTAAGTATGTTACAAGCTGCTGATGAGATATATATCGATCTTATAAAAAAATATAACTTGTACGATATTATATGGCAGGCATTTGCAGTGCTATTACCAGTGAAAACAGTAGGGGTAATGGGTGATAGTAGGACCTACGGTTATACTTGTGCTTTAAGAGCAGTTACTTCTAGTGATGGTATGACTGCAGAATGTTTTCCATTTGAAGTAGATTTGGAAACTAAATTAGTCTTCTATGAGTTTCTTAAGGATGTTAGTAATGCTATTGTAAATAATGTTCAAGGAATTAATAGAGTGGTATATGATACTACATCTAAACCTCCAGCTACAATTGAATGGGAATAG